The genomic stretch AACCAGCTAATCAAAGTGTAAGAAATGAAACAGATTGGGAATGGGGAAATGAAGGGAAGCAAGATTCAGTGGCAGGGATACATTACCATAAAACTCCAGATGCAGAACTTTcctggtgggtccagtggttaagaatctgccttgtaatgcaggcattgcaggtttgatccctggttggggaactaatattcCCATGTGCCAAAGAGCAAGtaagcccacatgccgcaacggaagatcccacatgatgcaacaaaggcctgacacagccaactaaataagtaaactttttaaaaaagacattaaaataaaacctCCAGGTGTTCATGGAATGCCTAACATACTTTGTCCTTGTACATTCAGTAAGTACCTACTGGGTACAGTGAACCTTATGTTTAGTCAGGGAGGagaaagtatataaaattaaatcacaATCACAATAATAGTTGAAGGAAAAAATATGCGTCATTTTAACTTTGTGCAAAGCAACAATGCAGAAGTGCTAGCAGTTCTTAGACTAAAGGAAAAATGAGAGCATAAAGCATGTTACAAATAAATTACTGCTATCTTAGTGAAAAAGAGAAGTTGGTTAGGCTCAAGTCATAAATtttgaatttgaaagaaaaaataaatgtctgtgctTGCTGATATTAATATCTAATGAATACTCTCACAGTGGCTTTGGCTTATTGATCCATGTTTGAGTCAAGGTTCACTTATCATAAATGAGAACTGACAGTTCTTTTGCAATTGGACAGGGAAGCTGTCTagtctcaataaagctatttttgagAACATTTGAAGAACAGAATAACATTTTCTTTGCAAACATTACCTTAAGTAGTTATATTTAAACATGGAATTGTCCTTCCACCCCTGCCAAGTTATAATAAATAATCGTGTTTTACTAAGGAGAAATGATGGTTCAGTGTGAACAGGCTTCAGCACTGACGTGCACACTaacaggggtgtgtgtgcacattaGGGTACACTAGGTGAGCTGTTGGGCACTGCAAGGGACAGGACACTGATCCCCCCACAAGgtggtggcagagttggacagacATACAAGGAATCGTTTTTCCTTTTAGTAACTGAGTTAcaatgaaagtcgctcactcgtgtccaactctttgagaccccatggactatacagtccatggaattctccaggccagaatactggagtgggtagcctttcctttccccaagggatcttcccaacccagggattgaacccaggtctcctcattgcaggcggattctttaccagctgagccacaagggaagcccaagaatactggagtgcgtagcctttcctttctccaggggatcttcccgacccaggaatcgaaccggggtctcctacattgcaggcagattctttaccagctgaaccgcaagggaagcccttagtaaCTAAAGTATGTGTTAAAACTAGTATACAACTAAATCAAATAgaactattttaaagaaataatttggaGGGTTAAGCAAACTATGACCTATTTTAGGCCTATAGAACTAAAATAACCTTATGTGTGCGATCACCTCTTTTAATGCAACACCGTACAAACCACATGCAAACACTATCCCAATCTACACGCCTTCTCTCTATGGGTTTTCCTCCTTGACAAAGTTGAGAACACAAAGCATTCCTTACACTTGCCGCCAAAGAACTCCCTGAAGGTGTGTGTATCTCGCCTTAACTGATGGACTTAAACTTGATCCACTGGTTTGCACCCCGGACTTCAAAAGGTGGGTCGTTGCAGTAGATGTGATAGCCGAGCTCTTCCAAAGGCGGTTCCGGATCAGCAGTAGCGAACTGAGCAGCATTCTCAATTTCTTTTCTCACTTCCATATCAATTTCCTAAAAATCAGATTACAGTTCAAGAGATTTGTTTGAAGACACACCTCTTAGGTACCAAGTAGTTCAACTCTTCTACTAGTACTAGAAGTGTACTTAAGGTGCTATTATGGTAAAAATAACAACGATCTAGAAAGAAATACTCTGAAGTAGAGACAGAAACATACACCCTGGTGAGGGAACATTTAAAAACCTCAAGTGTATTTACAGGAAAGAACTGTGCTATTGGAGTTTAAAAGCTTCATCAATATGACTGAGGAATGCCCTGTGAGAATACAGTGTGTACTTTCCCTTTTACTTACCGAGTTCACCTAAGAGTGGCAGCTTTTTGTGTAGAGAAAAACTGCTCAAAATTTGAGACAGACAACTGTGAAAACCCTTTGAGTAAGTGTGTGTACCTTTAATTCTTCAACACTGGCGAGATTGCTGTTCACCATCCTGTCCTTGAGGAGCATGATAGGGTCACTCTTACTTCTAACTTCCTGAATCTCTTCTCGGGTCCGGTAACTGGGGAGGGAACCAGAGTGACAAGTAAGAACAGTTCCAGTAGAGCAGATGGTCTCTGAAACACAGCATCACATCAATACTTAGATCTCCGTAGGAAGGGCAGAATTATACTTCAAAATACAAGAACGCATCCTAACATTCTGTAAGAGCTGCTCTGTCTAAACTCTACAGTGGCAattctctgggcttctctggcatTCTGACAACAGGAGCCCAGGTGCTGTCTGCTTCTTTAATCCAGATGTAGGGCATGAAGGTAGTGATGGAGGCTCTAAGTGGGTGAAGCCAGGGGAGATGGTTTTCTGGGGTGATAGCTGTAACCTTGGAGGCGGGAGAATGCTAACCCGGAAAAAAgtgtgcctttcctttctcctttaagACCCCAGAGCAGCATGGCTGGCAAAAACCTGGAGAGGAGGTTTTCCAATTCTTGAATGTATAGTTGATCCTTGTCCTACATTATCTGAAATAATACCAAAAGCAAAGGCTCTCCCATTGTTTTTTAAACAGCAGAATTACACAGAGTGCTTTTTCCCATAAAAGTCGTTCTTTATAACATTTTCCCTTAGACCTTCAGCCTACACTCTTAAAGACTTCTTACGGCTTACTTTATCTAAATCTACTCTTTAATTATGCCACACTCCAGGACTGCAGCATTTCATGCTGGAGTTAGGACTtttgtcactattttttttttgactcatctATTTCAACACATGGGATATCCCTTCTGCTACTTGGTCTTGCACCATACCAGCCAGAAGAACATTTTCAAATGGAGGAATATGCCCTGGGAGCATCTGAGGCAATGCCTACAAAAGGTAAATGCTCCCAAGTATACTACTGTTAGCATCAGACCTGCTTTAGGTAACAATTCATCACAATTCCTTCCTACAATTGCTTTTTATTGGTACTCATGTTAACATGTACACAATGCATAGTGTAGAAGTTTCCAGAATGCTTTCTAGATTGGAACCAACTTATTATAAAGCACTGTTTTCAGGCTCAGGCTAAACTACTAAATCAGTGCATGAAGCCAACTGGTGTCTGGATTCAAAAGTACATTTTGAAATGTTCTTGCTTTTTCATGTAAGTAGTACCACTCTAAGCCCATCTACTTTGGACACCACACACTGTTTTTCCTTTACCCTACCTCACTCCAGGATCACTCATGCTGTGTCCATGGTAACGGTAAGTCTGCAGCTCCATCAGTATAGGCCCCTAAAACAGAACCCAGTGGAGGTTAGGTGAGACAATGGGCATAGCCTCAAATATACACCCTATCAACTACTCTGATCAGATCTGAGTTGGCAACAATTTCTTCTAAGTTGACTGATTCAGTTATCTCTTCTCATTTCTAATATCTATTTACAGCATCTTTCATCCTCCCTAGTTTTAAGAGGGACTTATTATCTCAGGGGTCTGCTTTCTGGGTTGTGGAACAGTGATTTAGGGAGAATATCCTCCCACCAGTTCAAATAGCAGGTAAGCCTCTTTTTAGGCCAATCTCactgttcccttctccctccactGCTGTAACTGGAAAGGTCAAGATCCTTAGGACTAAAACAATAAGACTACATAATTTAAACATTAatctatagaaaacaaacttatactGAATGCCTATTATCTAAGCACAgttctgtgctgggcactgtgggAGTCCCTAATCTCTTCACTCAAGGGGCTTATCAttaaggtggggtgggggggggtgtggaGGCACATAATGAACCAAAAGGCAAAATAGATTGTCACAACAAAGACAGAGGCAGAATGCTGAGGGAACACTGGAAGAAACGATTTACCCCAAATGGGGGAAACATGGAATGTTTCCTAGGATGTGAGCTACCAAGACCATGTTATTTATAAAGGGACCCAACTGACTCAAGTGGATCCTGCTTCTATCTTATACACCTCAATTAGCAGCTACCCCTAAATTGCCACAATGGACACAGGAGGCACTTCTTCCAACTTTAAGACGCATATATGCCATTAGAAATCTCTAGCTTAGAGGCCAAAAAAAATCTTACCTTTCCAGATCTACAATAGGCAGCTGCAAATTTTGTGGCCTCCCGGACACACAGGATATCCATTCCATCTACCTGCCAATAAGTAGGAAAGAtttcaacacaacattgtaaatcaactatacttcatagAAGTTCAAAGATAAAAAGGGGAGAGCTTAACTCCAACTGcctaaaatagttttcttttcctatgaCCTGTTCATCCACTTAAGAAAATAGAACGCTTCCTTTGATGTGAGCCATCGGGCCAAGAGTGCCGCCCCAGCTGTACCACAGGTGTCCTTACCCTCAGCCCAGGAATAAAGTCACCTCTCTTGTAGTAATCAGTGCTGGCTGCTGCTCTCTCCACAGATGTTGCCATCCCATAGCAGTTATTCTCACAGATGAAAATACAAGGCAATTTCCACAAAGCTGCCATATTGTAAGCTTCGAATATCTGACCCTGGAAGTACAAATAAAAAGTTCAAGTGGTTTCATTGTGCTGTctttctttcaacttcatcatccCCCAAAGCCACTGCTCTACCCAGCAAGAGAAAGCTCTCAGAAGAGATGCCTCACCTACAACCCAGATTCTGAGgcaaagaagtgtgtgtgtgtgtgaggagggtGGTGCAGCAAACTCATCTTGTTTTGCACCTAAGGAAGTGACAAACCAAATACTTCTACTTGCTTCTGTGGcttgctcaaggacatgtttcatataataacaatgtatcttgctcaaggacatgtttctccttgtaACAGGAACTTTCTACTAATCTTATGTGGGAGTGGGGCTGGTGAAAGTGAaggtggctcagtcctgtccaactctttgcaaccccgcgaactgtagcccaccaggctcctccaaccatggaattctccaggcaacgtattaaaaagcagaaacattactttgctgacaaaggtccatctagtcaaagctatggtttttcctgtagtcatgtatggatgtgagaactggaccaaaaagaagtctgagtgccaaagaactgaggcttttgaactatggtgttggagaagactcttgagagtcccttggactgcaaggagatcaaaccagtccatcctaaaggaattcagtcctgggtgttcattggaaggacagacgctgaggctgaagctccaatactttggccacctgatgcaaagagctgactcattagaaaaggccctgatgctgggaaagactgaaggcaggagaagaaggggatggcacaggatgagacggttggatggcatcactgtctcagtggacatgagtttgagtaagctccaggagttggtgatggacagggaggcctggcgtgctgcagtccatggggtcacaaagagtcagacagactgagtgactaaacaacaacaacaacaatgtatttcCATTATAAAAGGTGTTATGTAGGGCTGAGGGTCTGAAGTGGTTAGGAAAGGCTGAGGAAAAGCCTTTCAGATGTGATCTGCTAGCTGAGCTGTTCTGGGTAACCAGCTGAGCTGAGGCAATTAGAGGGCATGCCCGAGGCAGTCCTAGGTCACATCACAGATGCTTTTGAGAAATGGAAATGAGATTGGCAGTAGATCATCCTGGCCCTTTTAAATTCACTGAAGATTTAGACATTTGTCTGAAGAACACTGAGAAGCCAAAGAAGGATATTACCTTTAGCTTTGCATTTTGTATATATGGCAGATAGGTGTATGTACTCATGGCATGACTCCAAGGGAAAGTCATTGAAAGAAGACCCATAGTGTTTTCTTGGAAGCATGGGTTCCCTGAAATATggtaaaatgtgtgaataatggagggctggaaggactgatgctgaagctgaaaccccaatactttggttacctcatgggaagaactgactcattggaaaagaccctgatgctgggaaagattgagggcaggaagagaaggggacgacagaggatgagatggttggatggcatcactgactcgatggacatgagtttaagcaagcgcctggagttggtgatggacagggaggcctggcgtgctgcagcccatggggtcacaaagagtcagacacgactgagtgactgaactgattgatgatCATCTCTTTCTTATAGCCAAtgtagaaatgttaaaaaaaaaaaagaattataaactcTTCCCTATTGAAATGTGGGTGTGCTCCAGTTGAAGAGAATTTCAGGATGAAATGCTGGGATCACCAGACCTGTACTTCAACCATGGCGATGCCTTTGACATATTCTGTATGGCCTGATAAGAGTAGGGCAAGCCTTTTCTTCCATCTGCGGTTGTATGGGTTGGTTTTCACTAAACCATGTATTGcatcacatggaacattctttaaGTCTAGCTGCGTTTTCCCATCACGCAGACCATGTCTGATTAGTGTGACcttaagtttgttgttgttcagtcgccaagtcatgtccaactctttgcaaccccatggactgcagcacgccaggtttccctgtccttccgtatctcctggagtttgctcagattcatgtccattgagtcagtgaagccatacaaccatctcattctctgttgcccacttctcctcctgccctctatctttcccaccattagggtctttcccagtgactcagttctttgcatcaggtggccaacattttggagctttggcttcagcatcagtccttcaaatgaagaatattcagagttgatttcctttaggattgactggtttgatcttgctgtccaagggactctcaagagtcttcaccagcaccacaattcaaaagcatgaattctttggtgctccaactctcacatccatacatgacttctggaaaaaccataggtttgagtagatggacctttgttggcaaagtaaggtctctggtttttaatatggtATGTAGGTTTGTCATCCCCTTCATGTCTAGGTTTGCCACAGcattgtcatggcaaaggggcttgcataactcaatgacgCTATGAGCCATGTGGTGCAGGACCACGCAAGACAGACAGCTcgtagtggagagttctgacaaaacgtggtccactggaggaggggatggcaaaccactccagtattcttgctgtgagaacaCCATGACAGTATGataaaagatatgacactggaagatgagcaccccaggttggaaggtgtccaacatGCTGCTGAGGAAGAGTAGAGggaaattactaatagctccagaaaggatgaagcggctgggccaaagcagaaatgacactcagctgtggatgtgtttGGTGGTGAAGGCAAAATCCAGTGCTGGAAAGAACAAtgttacataggaacctggaatgttaggtccatgaatcgaggtaaattggacatggtcaagcaagaAATGGCAAGGCTGAACagcttaggaatcagtgaactaaaatgcacAGGAATGGGaaattttaattcagatgaccattatgtatACTAGAgtcaagaatcctttagaagaaatagagtagccctcctAGTCAACAggagagtctaaaatgcagtacttgggtgcaatctcaaaaacaacagagggatctcggttcatttccaaggcaaaccattcaacatcacagtaatccaagtcaatgccTCAACTACagatgccaaagaaactgaagttgatcagttccatgaagacctatgAGACATTCTATAGTTAGCATCAAAAAAATGTccatttcatcataggggactggaatgcaagagtaggaagtcaaaagatacctggagtaacaggcaagtttggccttggagtacaaaatgaagcagggcaaaggctaacagagttttgccaagagaacacactggtcatagcaaacaccctcttccaacaacataagagacgactctacacatgaacatcaccaggtggtcaatatcaaaaccagattgattatattctttgcagccaaagatggagatgctttATACGGTGAGTAAAAACAAG from Cervus elaphus chromosome X, mCerEla1.1, whole genome shotgun sequence encodes the following:
- the LOC122690550 gene encoding pyruvate dehydrogenase E1 component subunit alpha, somatic form, mitochondrial-like; this translates as MVEVQGQIFEAYNMAALWKLPCIFICENNCYGMATSVERAAASTDYYKRGDFIPGLRVDGMDILCVREATKFAAAYCRSGKGPILMELQTYRYHGHSMSDPGVSYRTREEIQEVRSKSDPIMLLKDRMVNSNLASVEELKEIDMEVRKEIENAAQFATADPEPPLEELGYHIYCNDPPFEVRGANQWIKFKSIS